From a single Nostoc sp. MS1 genomic region:
- a CDS encoding PEP-CTERM sorting domain-containing protein (PEP-CTERM proteins occur, often in large numbers, in the proteomes of bacteria that also encode an exosortase, a predicted intramembrane cysteine proteinase. The presence of a PEP-CTERM domain at a protein's C-terminus predicts cleavage within the sorting domain, followed by covalent anchoring to some some component of the (usually Gram-negative) cell surface. Many PEP-CTERM proteins exhibit an unusual sequence composition that includes large numbers of potential glycosylation sites. Expression of one such protein has been shown restore the ability of a bacterium to form floc, a type of biofilm.): MKLSTNLGLATFALAISLTTFEVKPTQAAVVNYNFTVNATSGANPGQYFGSFRYDDSNLNGIGEESLDISNGLLSVVFDYLGTRYTEVDDIDFPTGLAPLVSFRDGQLLGLSYLVEDQFFIGGDLNTPFLGGNTFYSIESADLLTANQVGTVSYSTVPEPLAVLGTAIASFAGLCVNRRKKAFL, encoded by the coding sequence ATGAAATTAAGTACAAATCTTGGCCTAGCTACTTTTGCTCTTGCCATTTCCTTAACTACTTTTGAAGTTAAGCCAACACAAGCTGCTGTAGTTAATTACAACTTTACTGTAAATGCTACATCTGGTGCTAATCCAGGTCAGTACTTTGGTTCTTTTAGGTACGACGACTCAAATTTGAATGGAATTGGAGAAGAGAGTCTAGATATTAGCAATGGATTATTATCTGTTGTTTTTGATTATTTGGGTACTCGATATACAGAAGTAGATGATATTGATTTTCCAACGGGTTTAGCACCATTAGTTAGCTTTAGAGATGGTCAACTTTTAGGACTGAGTTATTTAGTTGAAGACCAGTTTTTTATCGGTGGGGATTTAAATACTCCCTTCTTAGGCGGTAACACTTTTTATAGTATTGAGAGTGCTGATTTATTAACCGCTAATCAAGTAGGCACAGTCAGTTACTCTACCGTACCAGAACCTCTGGCTGTTTTGGGAACTGCGATCGCTTCTTTTGCTGGGTTATGTGTAAACCGTCGTAAAAAAGCATTCCTATAA
- the dxr gene encoding 1-deoxy-D-xylulose-5-phosphate reductoisomerase: protein MKSITLVGSTGSIGTQTLDIVTQHPDKFRIVGLAAGSNVEMLAEQIRKFRPQIAAISAAEKLPALEAAIKDLDPQPILLGGEAGVIEVARYGDAETVVTGIVGCAGLLPTIAAIEAGKDIALANKETLIAGGPVVLPLVEKHGVKLLPADSEHSAIFQCLQGVPKSGLRKIILTASGGAFRDWDVERLAQVTVADALKHPNWSMGRKITVDSATLMNKGLEVIEAHFLFGLDYKDIEIVIHPQSIIHSLIELQDTSVLAQLGWPDMRLPLLYALSWPERIYTDWERLDLVKAGNLTFREPDHHKYPCMQLAYAAGLAGGSMPAVLNAANEQAVALFLDEKIRFLDIPRCIELVCDRHQNDNCANPSLDDILAADKWARQEVLTATKNLATQPQIISVQPILQKSS from the coding sequence GTGAAAAGTATTACTCTTGTTGGTTCCACTGGTTCAATTGGTACTCAGACTTTAGATATCGTCACCCAGCACCCAGATAAATTTCGGATTGTGGGGTTGGCGGCGGGAAGTAATGTAGAAATGTTAGCAGAACAAATTCGCAAGTTTCGTCCGCAGATAGCGGCGATTTCTGCTGCGGAAAAATTGCCAGCATTGGAAGCAGCTATTAAAGACCTTGATCCCCAACCTATTTTACTAGGGGGTGAAGCGGGAGTGATTGAGGTTGCCCGTTATGGCGATGCGGAAACAGTTGTTACTGGTATTGTAGGTTGTGCAGGTTTACTACCAACTATCGCCGCCATAGAAGCAGGTAAAGATATCGCTTTGGCAAATAAAGAAACCCTCATCGCCGGCGGCCCTGTAGTGTTGCCTTTAGTTGAAAAACACGGTGTTAAATTACTCCCAGCCGATTCTGAACATTCTGCTATCTTTCAATGTCTCCAAGGCGTACCTAAAAGTGGTTTAAGGAAGATTATACTTACAGCTTCTGGTGGTGCTTTTCGGGATTGGGATGTGGAAAGATTAGCACAAGTAACTGTTGCTGATGCCTTGAAACATCCTAACTGGTCTATGGGGCGGAAAATTACTGTAGACTCAGCCACTTTGATGAATAAAGGTTTAGAAGTGATTGAGGCGCACTTCTTGTTTGGGTTAGATTACAAAGATATCGAAATCGTCATCCATCCCCAAAGTATTATTCACTCATTGATTGAGTTACAGGATACCTCTGTTTTAGCTCAACTGGGCTGGCCAGATATGCGTTTACCCCTGTTGTATGCTTTATCTTGGCCGGAACGCATCTATACTGACTGGGAACGCCTGGATTTAGTCAAAGCTGGCAATCTTACCTTCCGTGAACCAGACCATCATAAGTATCCTTGTATGCAGTTAGCTTACGCGGCTGGGTTAGCTGGCGGTTCTATGCCGGCTGTGTTAAATGCTGCTAATGAACAAGCAGTGGCTTTATTTTTGGATGAGAAAATCAGATTTTTAGATATTCCTCGTTGTATCGAATTAGTTTGCGATCGCCATCAAAACGATAACTGTGCAAATCCTTCTTTAGATGACATTTTGGCAGCAGATAAATGGGCAAGACAAGAAGTTTTAACAGCTACTAAAAATTTAGCAACTCAACCTCAGATAATTTCTGTACAACCCATTTTACAAAAATCCTCATAA
- the tsf gene encoding translation elongation factor Ts, which translates to MAEISAKLVQELRQKTGAGMMDCKKALKETEGNVEEAIDWLRKKGIASAGKKSDRIAAEGLVDTYIQPSGKVGVLIEVNCQTDFVARNDAFKNLVKKLAQQAATADSVESLLGQSYIEDTSLTVDEAIKQAIANLGENIQVRRFINFDLANQSGVVDSYIHTGGRVGVLVEVNSKSDAAAANEEVQNLAKNAAMQVAACPNVEYVNVNQIPAEVVQKEKDIESGKEDLANKPENIREKIVQGRIEKRLKELTLVDQPYIRDQSISVEDLIKQVKAKVGEDIEVKRFVRYILGEGIEKQESNFADEVAAQMGVK; encoded by the coding sequence ATGGCGGAAATATCTGCAAAACTCGTCCAAGAGCTACGCCAAAAAACTGGTGCTGGCATGATGGACTGCAAAAAAGCGCTGAAAGAAACTGAAGGTAACGTTGAAGAAGCCATTGATTGGCTACGGAAAAAAGGCATTGCCTCTGCGGGTAAAAAAAGCGATCGCATTGCGGCAGAAGGTTTAGTAGATACCTACATTCAGCCTAGTGGTAAAGTAGGTGTACTGATTGAAGTTAACTGCCAAACAGATTTCGTCGCCCGTAACGATGCGTTCAAAAATCTCGTTAAGAAACTAGCTCAACAAGCCGCGACAGCTGATAGTGTTGAGTCATTGCTAGGACAATCTTATATTGAAGATACTAGCCTTACCGTAGATGAAGCTATTAAGCAAGCGATAGCTAACTTAGGTGAAAACATCCAAGTAAGACGCTTTATCAATTTTGATTTAGCAAATCAGTCAGGAGTAGTAGACAGCTACATCCACACCGGCGGTAGAGTTGGTGTGTTAGTCGAAGTCAACTCTAAATCTGATGCTGCGGCTGCTAACGAAGAAGTACAAAACTTGGCAAAAAATGCAGCCATGCAGGTTGCAGCTTGTCCCAACGTTGAGTATGTTAACGTAAACCAAATCCCGGCTGAAGTTGTCCAGAAAGAAAAGGACATCGAATCAGGTAAAGAAGATTTGGCGAATAAGCCAGAAAACATCAGAGAAAAAATAGTTCAAGGCCGGATCGAAAAACGCCTCAAAGAACTAACTCTGGTAGATCAGCCCTACATTCGTGACCAAAGTATTTCTGTCGAAGACTTGATCAAGCAAGTTAAGGCGAAAGTCGGCGAAGACATCGAAGTAAAACGCTTCGTGCGCTACATCCTTGGTGAAGGTATCGAGAAGCAAGAAAGCAACTTTGCTGATGAAGTCGCCGCTCAGATGGGTGTGAAGTAA
- a CDS encoding acyl-CoA thioesterase: MSEEQSSQAQLPPTDAIELASLRQFESWFEYPVRVHPHHTDYAGIVWHGTYITWMEEARMECLRSIGVEFADLVTLGCDLPVVELSVRYHRAVELGMAVVVKTRMVDVTGVRINWDYAIVSTDGQQLFVTAKVTLVALDRERGKIMRQLPTSVKDALAKFSTLHKN, translated from the coding sequence ATGTCTGAAGAACAATCTAGCCAGGCACAATTGCCTCCTACTGATGCCATAGAACTTGCATCACTACGTCAGTTTGAGAGTTGGTTTGAGTATCCTGTGAGAGTTCATCCCCATCATACTGACTACGCAGGTATTGTTTGGCATGGCACTTATATAACTTGGATGGAAGAAGCAAGAATGGAATGTTTGCGTTCCATTGGTGTTGAATTTGCAGATTTAGTGACTTTAGGCTGCGACTTACCCGTGGTAGAACTTTCTGTGCGCTACCATCGTGCTGTAGAGTTAGGCATGGCTGTGGTGGTTAAAACTCGCATGGTTGATGTTACAGGTGTCCGCATCAACTGGGATTATGCAATTGTCTCCACAGATGGACAGCAATTATTTGTCACTGCCAAAGTAACTTTAGTAGCCTTAGATAGAGAAAGAGGCAAAATCATGCGCCAGTTACCTACAAGCGTTAAAGATGCTTTAGCAAAGTTTTCAACTTTACACAAAAATTGA
- a CDS encoding glycosyltransferase family 2 protein, giving the protein MFISVVIPTYNRRPILEKCLRALEVQTLSASTAIKGYEIVLVDDGSTDGTLDWLAAHKQEFPHVRWFEQDHAGPAAARNLGVEQALGDIIIFIDSDLVVLKNFLQAHADALVQGQEKLGSDRFFTYGAVINTCNFDNPTAEPYKITDFSAAFFATGNVAIPKHWLEKAGLFDTGFQLYGWEDLELGVRLKNLGLQLIKCPAAVGYHWHPPFNLDQIPNLIDKEIQRGRMGVLFYKKHPTWEVRMMIQMTWLHRLLWGILSLNGALNEKTMAPLLRWLIKSGRPQLALEIARIFLNWYNVKGVYEAYSQMQKVS; this is encoded by the coding sequence GTGTTTATTAGTGTTGTTATACCGACTTACAACCGCCGTCCGATTTTAGAAAAGTGTCTACGCGCTTTAGAAGTGCAGACGCTGAGTGCATCAACTGCGATTAAAGGCTACGAAATTGTTTTAGTAGATGATGGTTCTACAGATGGCACATTAGATTGGTTAGCAGCACATAAACAAGAGTTTCCTCATGTGCGATGGTTTGAACAAGACCATGCTGGCCCTGCGGCGGCGCGTAATTTAGGCGTAGAGCAGGCACTAGGCGATATTATTATCTTTATTGATAGCGATTTAGTAGTGTTGAAAAACTTCCTACAAGCTCATGCTGATGCGTTGGTGCAGGGACAAGAGAAACTAGGGAGCGATCGCTTTTTTACCTATGGTGCAGTAATTAATACTTGCAATTTCGATAATCCCACGGCTGAACCTTACAAAATCACAGACTTCTCCGCCGCCTTTTTCGCTACAGGTAACGTCGCCATCCCTAAACATTGGCTAGAAAAAGCAGGTTTATTTGATACAGGGTTTCAACTCTACGGTTGGGAAGATTTAGAGTTAGGTGTCAGGCTCAAAAATCTGGGATTACAACTAATTAAATGTCCTGCTGCTGTCGGCTATCATTGGCATCCACCATTTAATTTAGACCAAATACCCAACTTAATAGACAAAGAAATTCAACGCGGACGCATGGGTGTTTTATTCTACAAAAAACATCCCACATGGGAAGTACGGATGATGATTCAAATGACATGGTTGCACCGTTTACTGTGGGGAATACTTTCACTCAACGGTGCATTGAATGAAAAAACAATGGCTCCTTTATTGCGGTGGTTAATCAAATCTGGTAGACCCCAATTAGCTTTAGAAATAGCGCGAATTTTCCTCAACTGGTACAACGTCAAGGGAGTATATGAGGCTTATTCTCAGATGCAGAAAGTTTCATAA
- a CDS encoding AAA family ATPase: MSQANSAKSKKRETTEGITKVSVSRYKSIYEECSLAVRPLTILAGANSSGKSSIMQPLLLLKQTLEATYDPGSLLLNGPNVQFTSTKQLLSKFPGKERNNSFSIQVNLSEQNFFRDTFKQQPRKGIELIEMAYNLDQDKAILTPEMDLEDIIRALPEHLKILRTTLLGDIESTTEWNVKRNRCFLGFEISRKSSKDKLAGTSLVSVSPGNIFQTHIRKIIHVPGLRGNPERTYKTTAIGKEFSGTFENYVASVVNNWQITEVSHLKDLGNALETLGLTYAVEAKKLDDTQVELRVGRLPRRSKTRANDMVNIADVGFGVSQTLPVLVALLVAEPGQLVYLEQPEIHLHPRAQVAMAEILANAAKRGVKVVVETHSDRLILAIQSLVAEGNLSPDLVKLHWFTRQEDGITRVNSADLDETGAFGDWPEDFGDVSLQLENRYLSAAEARLIQGIHGG, from the coding sequence ATGAGTCAGGCAAATTCAGCTAAAAGTAAAAAAAGAGAAACAACAGAAGGAATTACAAAAGTTTCAGTCAGCCGCTATAAGTCTATTTATGAAGAGTGTAGTTTAGCAGTACGTCCATTAACGATTCTTGCAGGTGCTAATAGTTCTGGGAAATCAAGTATTATGCAGCCGCTACTGTTGCTTAAACAAACTCTAGAAGCCACTTATGATCCTGGATCTCTCCTACTGAATGGACCAAATGTTCAGTTCACTTCTACAAAACAATTACTATCTAAATTTCCTGGGAAAGAACGTAATAATAGTTTTAGTATTCAAGTTAATTTATCTGAGCAAAACTTTTTTAGAGATACATTTAAACAGCAACCCAGAAAAGGAATTGAACTGATCGAAATGGCATATAATCTTGATCAAGATAAAGCAATATTAACGCCTGAGATGGATCTGGAAGATATTATTAGAGCCTTGCCTGAACATCTTAAAATATTGCGTACAACGTTATTAGGAGATATAGAATCTACAACAGAATGGAATGTGAAACGGAATCGATGTTTTTTAGGTTTTGAAATATCTCGTAAATCCTCAAAAGATAAGTTAGCAGGAACATCACTTGTTTCTGTTAGTCCTGGTAATATATTCCAAACACATATTCGAAAAATTATTCATGTTCCAGGACTACGAGGAAACCCAGAACGTACTTATAAGACTACAGCTATAGGTAAAGAATTTTCTGGAACTTTTGAAAATTATGTTGCTAGTGTGGTCAATAACTGGCAAATAACTGAAGTTTCACATCTTAAAGATTTGGGTAATGCACTTGAGACCCTTGGTTTAACTTATGCAGTCGAGGCAAAAAAACTTGATGATACACAGGTTGAGTTGAGAGTTGGTCGCCTTCCGCGCCGTTCCAAAACTAGAGCAAATGACATGGTAAACATTGCTGATGTTGGCTTTGGAGTTTCCCAGACTTTACCTGTATTAGTCGCATTACTGGTAGCAGAACCAGGACAATTAGTATATCTTGAACAACCGGAAATACACTTACACCCCCGCGCTCAGGTTGCTATGGCGGAAATTTTAGCTAATGCTGCAAAGCGGGGTGTGAAAGTAGTCGTAGAAACACATAGCGATAGGTTAATTTTAGCAATTCAATCTTTAGTGGCTGAAGGCAATTTATCGCCAGATTTAGTTAAATTACACTGGTTTACACGCCAAGAAGATGGTATAACAAGAGTCAATAGTGCTGACTTAGATGAAACTGGTGCTTTTGGAGATTGGCCAGAAGATTTTGGTGATGTATCTCTACAATTAGAAAACCGTTATTTAAGTGCTGCGGAAGCTCGGTTAATTCAAGGTATACATGGCGGATAA
- the rpsB gene encoding 30S ribosomal protein S2 has product MPVVSLAQMMESGVHFGHQTRRWNPKMSPYIYTSRNGVHIIDLVQTAQLMDEAYNYMRSQAEQGKKFLFVGTKRQAAGIIAQEAARCGSHYINQRWLGGMLTNWATIKTRVDRLKDLERREESGALDLLPKKEASMLRRELAKLQKYLGGIKTMRKVPDVVVIVDQRREYNAVQECQKLSIPIVSMLDTNCDPDVVDIPIPANDDAIRSIKLIVGKLADAIYEGRHGQLDAEEEYDDYEGAEEEYDYDESDYTDSLIPDEEEEEE; this is encoded by the coding sequence ATGCCAGTTGTTTCATTGGCTCAGATGATGGAGTCTGGGGTTCACTTTGGGCATCAAACCCGACGCTGGAACCCGAAAATGTCTCCTTACATTTACACCTCTCGCAATGGTGTACACATCATTGACTTGGTGCAAACAGCCCAGTTGATGGATGAAGCTTATAACTATATGCGATCGCAAGCCGAGCAAGGGAAGAAGTTTCTCTTTGTCGGGACAAAACGTCAAGCAGCAGGCATTATCGCTCAAGAAGCTGCTCGTTGCGGTTCTCACTACATTAACCAGCGCTGGTTGGGAGGAATGCTCACTAACTGGGCAACCATTAAAACCAGAGTGGACCGCCTCAAAGACTTAGAGCGTCGTGAAGAAAGTGGCGCTTTAGACTTACTGCCGAAAAAAGAAGCATCCATGCTCCGGCGGGAACTGGCAAAACTACAAAAATACTTGGGCGGCATTAAAACAATGCGGAAAGTTCCCGATGTTGTGGTAATTGTAGACCAACGCCGGGAATACAACGCAGTTCAAGAATGCCAAAAACTGAGCATCCCTATTGTATCCATGTTGGATACAAACTGTGACCCAGATGTAGTAGATATACCCATTCCAGCAAATGACGACGCTATCAGATCAATCAAATTGATCGTTGGTAAATTGGCAGATGCTATTTACGAAGGTCGTCACGGTCAACTGGATGCAGAAGAAGAGTACGACGATTACGAAGGCGCTGAGGAAGAATACGATTACGATGAAAGTGATTACACTGATTCGTTAATTCCCGACGAAGAAGAGGAAGAAGAATAA
- a CDS encoding PhoX family protein — protein sequence MSKLGRRQLLIFFAGSAGAAVLSDKLLEGFTNVAEAITTPLGFTPVRLPHPLPIYQQQRSYLPTGIQQGQILNPSPNPSLSVYNVIDDVVVPPEYERYVIIGWGDRVFPNRDDYFGFNCDYTAFIPLGRTNDIGYLWVNHEYVSYPFAKAILSNNSDLRQFPDAFEPVIGWALPETRNLEVDGESLYNQGGSIVRIDRRNATKRYTVVSGDARNRRIHGLSGLGINSQRTDGYANVTSWGSRSHQQGDNNYLVGTGPAATQVFNLSADGLGNKIIGTAFNCSGGTTPWGTILSAEENFQGTVQEAVKPDGTQTGYIANSIGQRFGLVGEKYGWMVEIDIVNPNSRPRKHTALGRYRHENIALRVEAGKRLVAYLGDDRRGGHTWKYVSSGVVSSPTSKANSSLLENGTLYVARYNPDGTGRWIPLQLNTPTDPIPPSVLSSVEFAALGSAQRNGLLPLPRRNGIAGQTQDGGAFACDRTNEATSLPAYQNKRLSDFYTSQGAVLVDAFLAGNLVGGTPTARPEDIEVHPSTKEVFIAYTDGAPGSDGYPDSRIFVVAKYNTAPNATQQSGGLYKIIEDSADGTGLTFRWQKFAQGGEAGSIDGAGFANVDNLAFDNKANIWGVTDMSTDTHNGFNTGVSGNPTTINHSASGNVSNFTGVFGNNWLFYIPTSGSHAGQVFPFAYGPVRCEMTGPTFVGDTLIISVQHPGEDCPVNDGTILSRDIEILNLNGTTFNQTRTVPRGSSWPSNISIADGGKGQPTSVPRPSVIGIYPKNSNGSFV from the coding sequence ATGTCTAAGTTAGGTCGGAGACAACTTTTAATATTTTTTGCTGGGAGTGCTGGGGCTGCGGTATTAAGTGACAAACTCCTAGAAGGCTTTACTAACGTTGCAGAAGCAATCACTACTCCATTAGGCTTTACGCCAGTACGCTTACCTCATCCTTTACCAATTTATCAACAACAAAGAAGTTATTTACCTACAGGAATTCAACAAGGACAGATACTAAACCCATCTCCAAATCCCAGTTTAAGTGTTTACAACGTAATTGATGATGTTGTAGTACCACCAGAATATGAACGCTACGTAATTATAGGTTGGGGCGATCGCGTATTTCCCAATCGTGATGATTATTTTGGTTTTAACTGCGATTACACAGCTTTTATCCCCCTCGGCAGAACTAACGATATAGGCTATTTGTGGGTAAACCATGAATATGTGAGTTATCCCTTTGCCAAAGCCATACTCAGCAATAATAGCGATTTAAGACAGTTTCCAGATGCGTTTGAGCCTGTAATTGGTTGGGCTTTACCCGAAACTAGGAATCTGGAAGTTGATGGCGAATCTCTATATAATCAAGGTGGCTCAATTGTCAGAATTGACCGCCGTAACGCCACAAAACGTTACACTGTCGTCAGTGGTGATGCAAGAAACCGCCGTATCCACGGTCTTTCCGGGTTAGGAATCAATAGTCAAAGAACTGATGGTTATGCCAATGTGACTTCTTGGGGTAGCCGTAGCCATCAACAAGGTGATAATAACTATTTGGTAGGTACTGGCCCAGCTGCTACTCAAGTGTTTAACCTCAGTGCCGATGGACTCGGTAATAAAATCATCGGTACTGCTTTTAACTGTTCTGGTGGTACTACACCTTGGGGAACGATCTTATCTGCGGAAGAAAACTTCCAAGGTACTGTGCAAGAAGCAGTCAAACCTGATGGTACTCAAACAGGTTACATTGCCAACAGCATCGGTCAGAGATTTGGTTTAGTTGGGGAAAAATATGGTTGGATGGTAGAGATTGATATAGTCAATCCCAATTCTCGTCCACGCAAACACACGGCGTTAGGTCGCTACCGTCATGAAAACATCGCTCTCCGTGTCGAAGCAGGAAAGAGATTAGTTGCTTATTTGGGTGACGATAGACGTGGGGGACACACCTGGAAATATGTCAGTTCGGGGGTAGTGTCTTCACCCACCAGCAAAGCCAACAGCAGTTTGTTGGAAAACGGTACTTTGTATGTGGCTCGTTATAACCCAGATGGTACAGGTCGCTGGATACCTTTACAATTAAACACTCCTACCGATCCAATTCCGCCATCGGTATTATCCTCTGTAGAGTTTGCTGCTTTGGGTTCAGCGCAAAGAAACGGACTGCTACCTTTACCAAGACGCAATGGTATTGCAGGACAGACTCAAGATGGTGGTGCGTTTGCTTGCGATCGCACCAATGAAGCAACATCATTACCAGCCTATCAAAACAAGCGTCTTTCTGACTTTTATACTTCCCAAGGTGCTGTTCTCGTTGATGCTTTCTTAGCAGGTAACTTAGTTGGTGGTACACCCACCGCACGTCCAGAAGATATCGAAGTCCATCCCAGCACCAAAGAAGTATTCATCGCTTATACCGATGGTGCGCCCGGTAGTGACGGTTATCCAGATTCTCGTATTTTCGTAGTCGCCAAGTACAATACAGCGCCTAATGCTACACAACAATCAGGTGGTCTGTACAAAATTATTGAAGATAGCGCTGATGGTACAGGTTTAACCTTCCGTTGGCAAAAATTTGCCCAAGGTGGAGAAGCTGGTTCAATAGATGGTGCTGGTTTTGCGAATGTCGATAACCTAGCATTCGATAATAAAGCCAATATTTGGGGTGTAACAGATATGTCCACCGACACCCACAACGGTTTCAACACTGGTGTTTCTGGTAATCCTACCACTATTAATCACTCTGCTAGTGGTAACGTTTCCAACTTCACAGGTGTCTTTGGTAATAACTGGTTATTCTATATTCCCACCAGTGGTTCTCATGCTGGACAAGTATTCCCCTTTGCCTACGGGCCTGTGCGTTGTGAAATGACTGGGCCGACTTTTGTCGGAGATACTTTAATTATCTCTGTACAGCATCCTGGTGAAGATTGTCCCGTTAATGATGGCACTATCCTCAGCCGTGACATAGAAATTCTCAATTTGAATGGTACAACATTCAATCAAACTCGTACTGTCCCTCGTGGTAGTAGCTGGCCTAGCAACATCTCCATTGCTGATGGTGGTAAAGGTCAACCTACAAGTGTTCCTCGTCCCAGTGTTATTGGTATCTATCCTAAAAATTCCAATGGCAGTTTTGTCTAA